In a genomic window of Nostoc sp. UHCC 0870:
- a CDS encoding DNA cytosine methyltransferase, producing MQHPEKKATLKFLDLFCGIGGFRIAAEIVCQERNFEPVCVFSSDIDPDAQKAYAANFAEKPAGDITKIDTQDIPEHDILFAGFPCQPFSICGDMKGFDDIRGTLFFEIARILQAKQPQAFILENVKQLKGHNQGQTLRRIIETLSSLGYYTDYRILNALDFGVPQKRERIFIVGFRNPVNFLWPEGGVPMKPLLQILADNVPDFYYASEKIRNSRIEKRKGKQQYSEMTIWHENKGGNISAYPYSCALRAGASYNYLLVNGERRLTEREMLRLQGFPDSYKIVGNYQALRKQAGNAVAVPCVVAVIRSVLDVMAKTVTESKAFKSHTNRELSLMLEPPASIYTASGA from the coding sequence ATGCAGCATCCCGAAAAAAAAGCCACTCTCAAATTTCTAGACTTGTTTTGTGGGATTGGCGGGTTTCGTATTGCAGCAGAAATTGTTTGCCAAGAGCGAAATTTTGAACCCGTCTGCGTTTTTTCAAGTGACATAGATCCTGATGCTCAAAAAGCATACGCAGCAAATTTCGCCGAAAAACCCGCAGGTGACATTACGAAAATAGATACTCAAGACATTCCTGAACATGATATTTTGTTTGCAGGTTTTCCGTGCCAACCCTTCAGTATATGCGGAGACATGAAAGGTTTTGATGATATACGGGGTACTTTATTTTTTGAAATAGCCCGTATATTGCAAGCGAAACAGCCTCAAGCCTTTATCCTTGAGAATGTCAAACAGCTAAAGGGACATAATCAAGGTCAAACACTCAGGCGAATCATAGAGACTCTTAGCAGTTTAGGATACTATACTGACTATCGCATTCTTAACGCGCTGGATTTTGGTGTACCGCAGAAGCGCGAACGTATTTTTATTGTTGGCTTCCGAAATCCAGTTAATTTCCTTTGGCCTGAAGGTGGTGTTCCGATGAAGCCGCTTTTGCAAATTTTGGCAGATAACGTACCGGATTTTTATTATGCTTCCGAAAAAATCAGGAATAGCCGTATAGAAAAACGAAAGGGTAAGCAACAGTATAGCGAGATGACTATCTGGCATGAAAACAAAGGCGGGAATATTAGTGCATATCCCTATTCCTGCGCTTTGAGAGCAGGCGCATCCTATAATTACCTCTTAGTCAATGGTGAAAGAAGACTGACAGAACGCGAAATGTTGCGACTTCAAGGCTTCCCCGATTCCTACAAAATAGTTGGCAATTATCAAGCATTACGAAAGCAAGCTGGTAATGCTGTGGCTGTTCCTTGTGTTGTGGCTGTTATCCGCTCGGTTCTAGATGTAATGGCAAAAACTGTCACCGAATCTAAAGCATTCAAATCTCATACAAACAGAGAATTGAGTTTGATGCTTGAGCCTCCTGCCAGCATATATACAGCTAGTGGAGCATGA